In Streptomyces sp. NBC_01551, one DNA window encodes the following:
- a CDS encoding helix-turn-helix domain-containing protein: MVRTPLTPEERERGERLGALLREARAGRSMVEVAASAGLSAETLRKIETGRAPTPAFFTVAALAEALGLSLDDVMRRCAFVPV; the protein is encoded by the coding sequence ATGGTCCGTACCCCACTCACCCCCGAAGAGCGCGAGCGCGGCGAGCGGCTCGGCGCGCTGCTGCGCGAGGCGCGCGCCGGTCGCAGCATGGTCGAGGTCGCGGCGAGCGCCGGCCTGTCCGCCGAGACCCTGCGCAAGATCGAGACGGGGCGTGCGCCCACCCCCGCGTTCTTCACCGTCGCCGCGCTGGCCGAGGCGCTCGGCCTCTCGCTCGACGACGTGATGCGGCGCTGCGCGTTCGTGCCCGTCTGA
- a CDS encoding UL36 very large tegument protein: MTQRLDPGAGWYGEFLRRDREGLRACVDGVAMPPWDVVESLLWDAGADAREAAYAARLRAAAVTAWDMRPGGTAELRTLLAAAAAQRAASETTLRHLTDRLAATPPDAAALSRELTWAQDDATRAAARHADLTARLTAATPAPPGGPAPGRTVYGPPAPQDRAGGGSAAASPEAGAGPAPGPEPDFTGGELPGAPQRPMGNAEVAAPVGRAEGRWLRGGRRAGGARYAGSAAPDAPAFTPPPGHPAGGAPVKSPRGARFAPPDNVAPDPDLPAPPGEPLAPPGGVAPEPVLPAPRGARFGPPRTGVPEGGLSESRGALFGSRADAAGGGVAPEGGPSDAVGWGSGAAGETRGLVAALGALRAQGRGGEAHVLLCEAAAGPAAWLPGLAEELGRAGLAADWATLLWEAASLPPERLAAAAAALGEAGRHADCDALLRQGAARPTAEIADAAQALATAGRAREADALLGAFVRVRTPAEAAALARRAPQWFAPRLLRAARAVSASSHGDLVHAFRVAGIVPA; this comes from the coding sequence TTGACGCAGAGACTGGATCCCGGGGCGGGCTGGTACGGGGAGTTCCTGCGGCGGGACCGGGAGGGCCTGCGGGCCTGCGTGGACGGGGTGGCGATGCCGCCGTGGGACGTCGTGGAGTCGCTGCTGTGGGACGCGGGAGCGGACGCCCGCGAGGCGGCGTACGCGGCCCGGCTGCGGGCGGCGGCCGTCACGGCGTGGGACATGCGGCCGGGCGGGACGGCGGAACTCCGGACCCTGCTCGCGGCGGCCGCGGCGCAGCGCGCCGCGTCGGAGACGACCCTGCGCCACCTGACGGACCGCCTCGCCGCGACCCCGCCGGACGCGGCCGCCCTGTCCCGGGAACTCACCTGGGCCCAAGACGATGCCACCCGGGCCGCCGCCCGTCACGCGGACCTGACGGCCCGCCTGACCGCCGCCACCCCGGCTCCGCCGGGCGGCCCCGCGCCCGGGCGCACCGTATACGGTCCGCCCGCACCCCAGGACCGAGCGGGCGGCGGATCGGCCGCCGCATCGCCGGAGGCGGGGGCGGGGCCCGCGCCCGGCCCCGAACCGGATTTCACGGGCGGGGAGTTGCCCGGGGCTCCGCAGCGGCCCATGGGGAACGCGGAGGTCGCGGCGCCGGTGGGGCGGGCCGAGGGGCGGTGGCTGCGGGGCGGCCGCCGGGCCGGTGGCGCCCGGTACGCGGGGTCGGCGGCCCCCGACGCCCCGGCATTCACCCCGCCCCCCGGCCACCCGGCCGGCGGCGCCCCGGTGAAGTCCCCACGCGGCGCCCGCTTCGCCCCGCCCGACAACGTCGCCCCGGATCCCGACCTCCCCGCCCCGCCCGGCGAGCCGCTCGCCCCGCCCGGGGGTGTGGCTCCGGAGCCCGTGCTGCCCGCCCCGCGCGGCGCCCGGTTCGGCCCGCCGCGGACCGGCGTCCCGGAGGGTGGGCTGTCCGAGTCCCGTGGTGCCCTGTTCGGTTCGCGCGCGGACGCGGCGGGTGGGGGTGTGGCGCCGGAAGGCGGTCCGTCCGACGCCGTCGGGTGGGGTTCGGGTGCTGCCGGGGAAACGCGGGGGCTGGTCGCCGCGCTGGGGGCGCTGCGGGCGCAGGGGCGGGGCGGGGAGGCGCACGTGCTGTTGTGCGAGGCCGCCGCCGGGCCCGCCGCGTGGTTGCCCGGGCTGGCCGAGGAGTTGGGGCGCGCCGGGCTCGCGGCCGACTGGGCCACGCTGCTCTGGGAGGCGGCCTCGCTCCCGCCCGAGCGGCTGGCCGCGGCCGCCGCAGCCCTCGGCGAGGCCGGCCGGCACGCCGACTGCGACGCGCTGCTGCGCCAGGGCGCCGCCCGCCCCACCGCCGAGATCGCCGACGCCGCCCAGGCCCTCGCCACCGCCGGCCGCGCCCGCGAGGCCGACGCCCTGCTCGGCGCCTTCGTCCGCGTCCGCACCCCGGCGGAAGC
- a CDS encoding PPOX class F420-dependent oxidoreductase, with the protein MTLEELGKARYVSLTTFRKDGTPVATPVWAVADGGELYVWTRSDSWKVKRIRNNGRVAVSACDVRGRVVEGAPVLEGEARLLDEAGLKRVRGLMSRKYRWQFWMLDVPAAVFRRGVRPHTGIAVKL; encoded by the coding sequence ATGACGCTTGAGGAGCTCGGCAAGGCGCGGTACGTCAGTCTCACCACCTTCCGCAAGGACGGCACGCCGGTGGCCACCCCGGTGTGGGCGGTGGCGGACGGCGGTGAGCTGTACGTGTGGACGCGCAGCGACTCGTGGAAGGTGAAGCGGATCCGCAACAACGGGCGGGTCGCCGTCTCCGCGTGCGATGTGCGGGGGCGGGTGGTGGAAGGCGCGCCGGTGCTGGAGGGCGAGGCGCGGCTGCTGGACGAGGCGGGGCTGAAGCGGGTGCGGGGGCTGATGTCGCGCAAGTACCGCTGGCAGTTCTGGATGCTGGACGTGCCCGCCGCGGTGTTCCGGCGGGGCGTGCGGCCGCACACGGGGATCGCCGTCAAGCTTTGA